A stretch of DNA from Acidobacteriota bacterium:
GATAATCTTCAAACTTCGTAATAACACCAATCGCGAAATAGTGGGTCATGCGAATTTTCGATTCTCGTGCAATACCGTTGAAATTTACGTGCGCGACGCACAGCGAGCCGAGCGGAAGATCAAACAATTGTCCACGTATCGTTCACGATGCGTAGGAACTGAAAGTCCGATTCCAGATGGAGCACATATTGATGGTTTCGATGTTTTGAAGTTAGATCTGCTTCGGTATTTTGATCTGCCCGGGCATTACCAGATCAGGGCAGTGTTAAAAAGCACGACTAGTGATGCGAATGCACGATCTGGTTGGTACGATGTCACTATCGCCGCGCCACTTGCTAACGATCTTGATGCGCTTACTTTCTTGCAAGAAGAAACAGATACTGGAAGGGTTTTCTCCGAAATTGATAGCAAAGAGAGGGAAATGATCTTTGAGGATTTTTTGGCGAAGTATCCTGACAGTCCATATTCACCCTATATCCGATTGAACTTAGCGGAACGCCACACATTCTCGGGAAACAGACAGAATGCCTTAGTGGCTTTAGAGCAACTTGAGTCGGTCCAGAACTTCATATATGCACCAAGAGTAAAGGAACTTTTACGATCTCTTAGATGATATTATTCTGACTGACGGTCCGTCATCGGGAACTTGTTGCTCACTTTAAACGTCCGTGCGGGTTCGACGATTCGAGGCCAATATTGTTAACAAAGCTAAGGTTTGTGTCAGGAGTTTGCAGTATCAGTATTTCGACGGGGACACATCTCACCATTGTCGAGTTTTTATAAAATCCTGTTCGGAAATCTAGATCGGGAGTCGGTTTTTACCAGATAGAGCCTATATAAAGCCTAGTTTCAATATGAAAACTCGGGCTAACAATAATCAATGGAATGACGAAGACATGGGCACCCACAATCGTAATTGCTTCCGTTTTATTGACTAGCTTTGTTGTCTTGTCTGGTCAGCAAACATCGGGTCAGGATCTAGAATTTTCGTCGCTCTCACTGAGCGTTTCTACGACAAGAAGCTCGTTCCTGCTCAATGAACCAATACCGATTACTTTAGAGCTGAGCAACCGTACAGGAAATCCGATCCGCGGACACGGGACCCTGCGCTTCTCGTCTAACTTTGTTCAAATATATATTCGGACGCCTGATGGGGCAGAACGTGAAGTCAAGCCCTTATCACCAAACCGTATATTCTCAGTTGGGAAAGACAGTCTTATACCCCCTGGAACGCAGGTAAAGCATACCGAATTGTTGGGATTGGATCTGAACACGCATTTTCCGCTTGCCGGGAACTATCAGATCAAGGCCGTGCTGAAAAGTCGAGACGGTCGGCAGTTTATCTCAACGGATTGGACTTCTTTTGAAATTGCTAATCCAGAGGGTGAAAACTTAAGGGCACTTGAATATCTAAAAGAAAAGACCGATATTGCAAGAGTATTTTCCTCCCCCAAAACCGATGTTGATCATGTCGTTTATGAAGATTTCGTAAAGAGTTTCCCAAATACTCAATACACACCATACATCTGTCGAAACTTGGCGGAGCATTACAGATTTAAGGGATCAGGTGAAAAAGTGTCGCTATACTCCTCTTGCGTTAGTTCGTTCATTTGGTTTCCTGAACTAGGTTCAACTACAACCCTCCACAACTGACCACGGCAACACTCCCTCGTCGAAGGCCGCTTGCAGACAAGGCAAGGCGGCTCTCGAACGGCTGCCATTTCTTTTTTTTAGCTTAGCCCCAGCGGAAGACGCGCTTCATTGCGGGCAGCATCCTGTGGTCGGCGACGACACTGCGGAAAAACTCTTCGTGCTCGACCTCGACCCGGGCCATGTCGATAAGGTCGGCCACGCAATCGTCCATCCCCAGTTCCCGTGCGAACGCTGCGGCGTCCTCGTATTCGATCGAGTTCTTGCTTTCGAGCCGGCCGGCGAAATACATCGGCATGAACCAGCCCGATATGTGGCAGGTCACCCCGAGCGTGCGGCCGATCATCCAAAAGACCTTTTCGCGCACCGGTTTGGGCTTTGCTCCGAGCTTCTCAAGCCACTCGCCTACGCGGCGGCGATGGTCCCATTCCTCTTCCTCGATCCGCTTGATCTTTTCCCTTTCCGGGCTGTCCTTGAGCGACTTCCAATGCCCGCGATATGCATACGCGGCCGCCACCTCGCCCGAATAGGCGTTCTGCAAAATGCGGATGAGGCGTGCTTTTGAATCGCTCATTCAGCTACTTCTTTGAGACTGGAAGTTCGTTCGCCATGGGAAAAAGTGTACGAGCACCATACTTGCGTTCAAGTATACGCCATTGCCATTTAATGACTAAAAACTTGATTTGCTGAAATCTCTTGCGGGAAACGCGAGCGCAAAAGAGCGGCCCGGGAAGGCCGCCATTTCTTTATAATATTGCTGCCCGATCATTCGAAGCTGAGAGCTTCGGTCTTTACCACCTTCCATCGCGGGGCCGACGTCGCGGCAAACTGCGTGCTCTCTTTTCGCGTCGGTTTTATGTTGTTCGGCGATCCGCAATCGGGACGTGGCGGCGGGACGTTGTAGCCGATAACGACGGTATCGAATTTGGCCTGCTCGGCGGTTCGTATAGGGGTTCGTTCAGCCACCGAACGCCGCGCCTTTCTTGAGTTATTGAAGGTGGCTCGCTCACTCGGCCTGACGCTTACTCGCTCGGGCTCTGTGGCGCTTTCCGGCGGATTTCCATCTTCGAGCCTCGTTTCTTCTTGTTGAACCGCCGCGGGGAGTGCGTTAGACAGAGCAGGGCGCAACTGTGCCACCTGCTTTTCGGCAGGCTGCTGCATTTGCAGATACAACATCAAAGCAAACTGCAGAACTCCAATTGTGACGATACCCAAAATCAGCTTGTACATCTTATTACCCCGTGCCGTCTTAAAGTATGTTCAACACTGTTAGTATAACAAACCGGGGGAAAGGTTGCACAATAAAACTGCGAAAAAGTTCGCCTAAACCCGCAGCGAACCGCGCCAGCCGCGGGCGGCGTAGTAGGATTCGGCGCCGTTGTGGTATGTCCAGATCGTTTCGTAGCGTCGGTCGCAAAACATAGCCCCACCGAGTTTGCGGACATCTTCAGACGTCAAGATCCAGCTTGAGGTCTTCAGGTCAAACTCGCCGAGCTTCTGCAGTTCTTTATATTCGGCTTCGGTCAGGACCTTGATGCCCATCTCGGCAGCCATGCCGATCGCACTGTGCTTTGGCTTGTGCTCTTTCCGCGAATCGAGCGCCGCCTGGTCATAGCAGACGCTCCGCCGCCCCTTCGGGCTCTCCGCCGAGCAATCAAAGAAAATGAACTCGCCGGTCTTCTTATCGCGGCCGACCACATCCGGTTCGCCGCCCGTCCGCTCCATCTCACCGAGCGACCAAAGCTTCCCCGCATCCGCCGCAAGCCGCTTCTCCACCTCGCCCCACTCGATCCCCTCATGGCGATGCATATTCGCCTCAAACCGTTTCTTGAGTTCGCTTAGCAACTCCTTTTGATCTGCTTGCGTCAATTTTTTCTGCGCACTCATGGTAGTTTTCATCCTCGATACTATTCGAGGTATGCGTCGTTCTCTAAGTAGTAGATCACACGTTCGACCACTTCATCGGTGGTCGTATTATCGCCTCGGGCTTCTAGGTCTTCGAGTAACTCATTAAGTAAGAAAATTTCAATGCAGTAACTAAATCCGGGGCAGTTTCGGCTAGCGAACTCATCGGGCTTCATTGCCTCCTCGTCTTCAGTCAACGCAAATAGGACGGCTTCGGAGGTTGGCAGGAATTGGCCATCAACCCGTTTGGCATATATGACCAGATCTTCGTTCAGCGACGAGCTACCGATAATCACGTCCGTCAAGTTCATCTTGTGACCAAACCAGACGAAGAAGTACAATGCGATCGTATTGGGGGCCGATCGCACCTCTAAGGCCGGAAATCGAAAGAGACCCAACCGGAGACTTTGGTGGGGACGCCCGAAAGAATTGTCGGCCCAAACTCCAGTCTCATGGCGGCTTCGATAGCGGCCTGGTGGAGTTCGGCCGGGCCGCGAATGATCTCGGCTGATATTACGGTGCCGTCTCCGCCAACAAGTATGCGGACATCGACCCGACCCGCTTGGCTTTTTGCGACACCCGACGGATACGGTGGATTCTTGAAGTTCCTTGCCCGTTTGTTCATCCAGCCCGCGGAGACAATGCGTTCCTTTGGCGGCGGGTTCGGGTCGCATGTGTCGATGCTTCCGCCGATGTTCTCGTAAACGCAGCGGCTAAAATCGGTTTGCCCGGAGACGTAAGGCCACAGCCCATTGCGGTCTTTTGCCAAGATCGCCTCAGCTTTGTCGCGATACATGATGGCATCCGTCTGTTTCTCTTCAAGCCTGGCCGAGATGGCAAGATGGCGATTGATCGAAACCGCACGACCGCGGCTGCGATTGTCGGTTCGCCCCTCTAACAACTTTAGATTTCTTGTCCTGATTTGAAATGCGAGGTCAGACAACGCAGGGCTGCCGTGAAGGTACGATTTGCTCGTAAGAAAAGCGGCGATCCAGAAGTGTTTATCGGCGTCGTCACCCAAATATTTCCAAAGCTCGCTCTCGAAATCCGTCCCGAGACGCATGCGTTCATCTTGGAAAACCTTCGATAGCTTGCCCTTATCGCCGGCAAATCCGCCTTTTTCCTCACGGACGGCCCTCTCGAAACTCTCGAACGGAACTTCTTGAGCAGCACAGACGCCCGAAAATATGAACAAGCACGCAAGCAGAATGAATAGATCTCTGATCATCGCCTCAATGTACCTTAAGTTTTTCTTGAAGAAGTTCGACAGCCTGTTCCCGCGTCACCGTTGGGAAATCAACAAGAAACTCCTCGAGCGAGTGGCCCGCAGCGAGGTAGTCGAGAAGGCTCTGTGCGGGGACACGTGTTCCTGTGAAGACCGCCGCCCCACTCATCACATCGGGCGAAACCGATACAACACTAGTTTCAATGGTTGTGATCATCCGCTCATTATAACGTATATACTTGGGGTTTTTATACATTCAAGTGATCCGGAGTTTAGGAGCATTCGCCCGGGCGGGTGGATTTGTTAGACTGGGAGAAACGGTTTCTGCGGCGTCGGCGCATCTGCCTGGGCGGGCGGGTGCGAAATTTATATAGACGAGCGGCCGCGGCCGATATCAAGGAGGAAATAATTCTATGAAGAGAACGCAATTTGTGATCGCATTGGCGGCTTCGGCGATTTTGGCTGGCACGGCGTGTGGGCAGCGGCCGAGCACCGAGCAGGCACCGGCGGCGGACCAGAAAACGGCGGCGGGACAATGCACGCCGCTTGAGACAAGGCCACCAAATGCTTCCGAGCAGAAGCCGGCATTTGCGGCGCAAACGCGTGTCTGTGGCGTGAAGACCGCAGCAGCCATTGAGGTGACGGTGCTGGCCAAAGGACTCGAGAACCCTTGGGCCGTTGAGCCGCTTCCCGATGGCAGCTTTCTGGTGACGGAAAAGCCGGGCCGGATGCGCATCGTTTCGGCCGATGGCAAGGTCGGCGACCCGATAGAGGGCCTGACGTCGGTAGCCCAAGGCGGAGTTTCAGCCGAAAGCGGACAGGGCGGATTGCCGCCGATAAGCGCCTCGCGACAGGGCGGCTTGCTCGACGTCGCGCTCAGCCCGACATTTGCGAAAGACCGCACCATCTTCTGGAGCTTTTCCGAACAGCGTGAGGGCGGCAGCGGCACATCGGTCGCCCGCGGCGTCTTGAGCCCGGACGGACGAAAACTCTCGGAGGTCCGCGTGATCTTCCGCGCGATGCCGACCTATAACAATGGCCTTCACTTCGGTTCGCGGCTCGCATTCGCCCCGGACGGCAAGCTCTTCATCACGCTCGGCGATCGCTTT
This window harbors:
- a CDS encoding demethoxyubiquinone hydroxylase family protein — protein: MSDSKARLIRILQNAYSGEVAAAYAYRGHWKSLKDSPEREKIKRIEEEEWDHRRRVGEWLEKLGAKPKPVREKVFWMIGRTLGVTCHISGWFMPMYFAGRLESKNSIEYEDAAAFARELGMDDCVADLIDMARVEVEHEEFFRSVVADHRMLPAMKRVFRWG
- a CDS encoding DUF4256 domain-containing protein, which codes for MKTTMSAQKKLTQADQKELLSELKKRFEANMHRHEGIEWGEVEKRLAADAGKLWSLGEMERTGGEPDVVGRDKKTGEFIFFDCSAESPKGRRSVCYDQAALDSRKEHKPKHSAIGMAAEMGIKVLTEAEYKELQKLGEFDLKTSSWILTSEDVRKLGGAMFCDRRYETIWTYHNGAESYYAARGWRGSLRV
- a CDS encoding energy transducer TonB codes for the protein MIRDLFILLACLFIFSGVCAAQEVPFESFERAVREEKGGFAGDKGKLSKVFQDERMRLGTDFESELWKYLGDDADKHFWIAAFLTSKSYLHGSPALSDLAFQIRTRNLKLLEGRTDNRSRGRAVSINRHLAISARLEEKQTDAIMYRDKAEAILAKDRNGLWPYVSGQTDFSRCVYENIGGSIDTCDPNPPPKERIVSAGWMNKRARNFKNPPYPSGVAKSQAGRVDVRILVGGDGTVISAEIIRGPAELHQAAIEAAMRLEFGPTILSGVPTKVSGWVSFDFRP
- a CDS encoding DUF433 domain-containing protein — its product is MITTIETSVVSVSPDVMSGAAVFTGTRVPAQSLLDYLAAGHSLEEFLVDFPTVTREQAVELLQEKLKVH
- a CDS encoding PQQ-dependent sugar dehydrogenase; this translates as MKRTQFVIALAASAILAGTACGQRPSTEQAPAADQKTAAGQCTPLETRPPNASEQKPAFAAQTRVCGVKTAAAIEVTVLAKGLENPWAVEPLPDGSFLVTEKPGRMRIVSADGKVGDPIEGLTSVAQGGVSAESGQGGLPPISASRQGGLLDVALSPTFAKDRTIFWSFSEQREGGSGTSVARGVLSPDGRKLSEVRVIFRAMPTYNNGLHFGSRLAFAPDGKLFITLGDRFDLRTMRPLAQSLEAHNGKVVRINPDGTVPTDNPFAGKEGALGDIWTIGHRNIQSAVFDDQGRLWTVEHGARGGDELNMPEKGKNYGWPVATFGQEYTGQAISGGTTAKDGTEQPVYYWDPVIAPSGMEFYTGAAFPEWKGNLFVGGLASQRLVRLVMKDGRVAGEEHLLTDRGSRIRDVRQGPDGFLYVVTDESKGELWRIAPKK